Proteins encoded in a region of the Ancylobacter sp. SL191 genome:
- a CDS encoding accessory factor UbiK family protein, with amino-acid sequence MTQTTSRIFDDFARLMNDAAGVASGVRREAETVMRSQAERILRELDVVTREEFETVKELAAAAREENERLEARIAALEAKISPPDSLG; translated from the coding sequence ATGACCCAGACTACCAGCCGCATCTTCGACGATTTCGCCCGGCTGATGAACGACGCTGCCGGCGTCGCGTCCGGCGTGCGCCGCGAGGCCGAGACCGTGATGCGCTCCCAGGCCGAGCGCATCCTGCGCGAGCTCGATGTCGTCACGCGCGAGGAATTCGAGACCGTGAAGGAACTCGCCGCCGCTGCGCGCGAGGAGAATGAACGTCTCGAAGCCCGTATCGCCGCGCTCGAAGCCAAAATCAGCCCGCCCGACTCGCTCGGCTGA
- a CDS encoding MaoC family dehydratase: protein MLFWEDFHEGHKAACGRYVVGREEIVAFAREFDPAPIHLDDSAAEATRLGGLSASGWHLCCIFMRLAADGFLTRSSCLGAPGIDEVRFLKPVHPGTVLSLKREVLETRSSKSRPEMGLVKFRFELVDAGGTVMMDLVSSVMFGRRNPGFRPA from the coding sequence ATGCTGTTCTGGGAAGACTTCCACGAGGGCCATAAAGCCGCCTGCGGGCGCTATGTGGTCGGCCGCGAGGAAATCGTCGCCTTCGCGCGGGAGTTCGATCCCGCCCCCATCCATCTCGACGATTCCGCCGCCGAGGCGACGCGGCTCGGTGGGCTCTCCGCCTCCGGCTGGCATCTGTGCTGCATCTTCATGCGCCTGGCGGCGGATGGCTTCCTCACCCGCTCCTCCTGCCTCGGCGCGCCGGGCATCGACGAGGTCCGCTTCCTCAAGCCAGTGCATCCCGGCACGGTGCTGAGCCTCAAGCGCGAGGTGCTGGAGACCCGCTCCTCCAAAAGCCGGCCGGAGATGGGGCTGGTGAAATTCCGTTTCGAGTTGGTCGATGCCGGCGGCACGGTGATGATGGACCTCGTCTCCAGCGTCATGTTCGGCCGGCGCAATCCCGGCTTCCGTCCGGCCTGA
- the pgeF gene encoding peptidoglycan editing factor PgeF: MKVESSALAALPGIRHAFFTREGGVSEGLYAGLNGGTGSNDDPARVSENRARMAQALGVPKTHLLTCWQIHSPDCVVVDGPWAERPKADAVATNTPGVAAGVAIADCGPVLFADEEARVVGAAHAGWKGAVGGVLESTVARMEELGARRERMVVAIGPLIRQPSYEVGPDFIATLTGLDPENDRFLIPSPREHHSLFDLPGYIAARLARIGVGTIDDLGLDTYADEGRFFSYRRATHRGEADYGRLIAAITLA; encoded by the coding sequence ATGAAGGTCGAATCCTCCGCCCTCGCCGCCCTGCCGGGCATCCGCCACGCCTTCTTCACGCGCGAGGGCGGCGTCTCGGAAGGGCTTTATGCCGGGCTGAATGGCGGCACCGGCTCGAATGACGACCCCGCCCGTGTCTCTGAGAACCGCGCCCGGATGGCGCAGGCGCTCGGCGTGCCGAAGACGCATCTGCTCACCTGCTGGCAGATCCATTCGCCCGATTGCGTAGTGGTGGATGGCCCCTGGGCGGAGCGCCCCAAGGCGGATGCGGTCGCGACCAATACACCGGGCGTCGCCGCCGGTGTCGCCATCGCCGATTGCGGACCGGTGCTGTTCGCCGATGAAGAGGCCCGCGTCGTCGGCGCCGCCCATGCCGGCTGGAAGGGCGCGGTCGGCGGCGTGCTGGAATCCACCGTCGCCCGCATGGAGGAACTCGGCGCCCGGCGCGAGCGCATGGTCGTCGCCATCGGCCCGCTGATCCGCCAGCCGAGCTATGAGGTCGGCCCCGATTTCATCGCGACGCTGACCGGGCTCGACCCGGAAAACGACCGCTTCCTCATTCCCTCCCCGCGCGAGCACCACTCGCTGTTCGACCTGCCCGGCTACATCGCCGCGCGGTTGGCGCGGATCGGGGTCGGCACGATCGACGATCTCGGCCTCGACACCTATGCGGACGAGGGCCGCTTCTTCAGCTACCGTCGCGCGACGCATCGCGGCGAGGCCGATTATGGCCGGCTGATCGCCGCCATCACGCTTGCCTGA
- the lgt gene encoding prolipoprotein diacylglyceryl transferase produces the protein MPMPPLFVLPFPNIDPVLIELGPFAIRWYALAYVAGLLIGWWMAKRLCERPALWGGRAPIAPEAFDDAVVWIAFGVILGGRIGYVLFYNLTYYIENPLQALTVWHGGMAFHGGFLGSILAMYLFCRKRGLAFMSMLDIAAAVVPIGLFFGRLANFINGELWGRPTDVPWAFVFPHGGPEPRHPSQLYEAGLEGLAIFIVLQLAIRAGALTRPGTIAGSFVFLYGCARIFVEFFREPDPQLGYLAGGWLTMGMLLSLPMLAAGLALIARARRRPALSVDAPA, from the coding sequence ATGCCCATGCCTCCGCTCTTCGTCCTGCCTTTCCCGAACATCGACCCGGTGCTCATCGAGCTCGGGCCCTTCGCCATTCGCTGGTACGCGCTGGCCTATGTCGCCGGGCTGCTGATCGGCTGGTGGATGGCCAAAAGGCTGTGCGAGCGCCCGGCTTTGTGGGGCGGGCGGGCGCCGATCGCGCCGGAAGCCTTTGACGACGCGGTGGTTTGGATCGCCTTCGGCGTCATCCTCGGCGGGCGCATCGGCTATGTGCTGTTCTACAACCTCACCTATTACATCGAGAACCCGCTGCAGGCGCTCACCGTCTGGCATGGCGGCATGGCCTTCCATGGCGGCTTCCTCGGCTCCATCCTTGCCATGTACCTGTTCTGCCGGAAGCGCGGGCTGGCCTTCATGTCGATGCTCGACATCGCCGCCGCCGTGGTGCCGATCGGCCTGTTTTTTGGCCGCCTCGCCAACTTCATCAATGGCGAGCTGTGGGGCCGCCCGACTGACGTGCCTTGGGCCTTCGTCTTCCCCCATGGCGGGCCGGAGCCGCGCCACCCGAGCCAGCTCTATGAGGCGGGGCTGGAGGGGCTTGCCATCTTCATCGTCCTGCAGCTCGCCATCCGCGCCGGGGCGCTCACCCGGCCGGGTACGATCGCCGGCAGCTTCGTCTTCCTCTATGGCTGCGCACGCATCTTCGTCGAGTTTTTCCGCGAGCCGGACCCGCAGCTCGGCTATCTCGCCGGCGGCTGGCTGACCATGGGGATGCTGCTGTCGCTTCCCATGCTCGCGGCCGGTCTCGCCCTCATCGCCCGCGCCCGCCGGCGCCCGGCGCTCTCGGTCGACGCGCCGGCATGA
- a CDS encoding endonuclease/exonuclease/phosphatase family protein: MGQTLSILLWNVMWRHRGNPAGDRVAALIHEADADLICLTEGFVDLLPAGGDVLTSDPDYGYGVKAGRHKVILWSRSAWQKTDRLGNERLPKGRFAAGTTATALGLLHVYGLCIPWSMAGVRRPEEPLRPWEAHRAYLAGLDEVLPRVMPGESIVLGDFNQHVPRRHAPLTVSDMLQTVIGRRMSIATQGTLDGFPGPVIDHLAYGPALGMTQVQPITPIGPGGEKLSDHVGLRLEVSRV, from the coding sequence ATGGGGCAGACGCTGTCGATCCTGCTGTGGAACGTCATGTGGCGCCACCGCGGCAACCCGGCCGGAGACAGGGTCGCCGCGCTCATCCACGAGGCGGACGCTGATCTGATCTGCTTGACGGAAGGCTTCGTCGACCTGCTGCCAGCGGGAGGCGACGTGCTGACCTCGGACCCCGATTATGGCTACGGAGTCAAGGCGGGGCGCCACAAGGTCATTTTGTGGAGTCGTTCTGCTTGGCAGAAGACTGATCGCCTCGGCAATGAGAGGCTGCCCAAGGGGCGCTTTGCTGCCGGCACAACCGCCACGGCACTGGGGCTTCTCCACGTCTACGGCCTCTGTATCCCATGGAGCATGGCGGGTGTCCGGCGCCCGGAAGAGCCGCTTCGCCCCTGGGAGGCGCATCGCGCCTATCTGGCGGGGCTCGACGAGGTGCTGCCGCGCGTAATGCCCGGCGAAAGCATCGTCCTTGGCGACTTCAACCAGCATGTGCCGCGCCGCCACGCGCCTCTGACCGTAAGCGATATGTTGCAGACGGTGATCGGCCGCCGGATGAGCATCGCCACGCAGGGAACTCTGGATGGCTTTCCGGGACCGGTCATCGACCATCTCGCCTATGGGCCTGCCCTTGGGATGACCCAGGTACAGCCGATCACGCCGATCGGCCCCGGTGGCGAGAAGCTGTCAGACCATGTCGGGCTCAGGCTGGAAGTGAGCCGCGTCTGA
- a CDS encoding 50S ribosomal protein L25/general stress protein Ctc yields MTATKQIKAQARTTAGKGAARAVRRANRVPAVIYGDGKPPVGISLDFIETNKLIYAGHFLTTLFDIDVDGETYHVIPRDYQLDPVKDFPLHVDFLRVAAGASLTVDVPVHFLNADSAPAIKQGATLNIVSHTVELNVPADAIPEAIEVDVSTYHFGDSIHLSAITLPAGVTWAGHGDDTLATITTPSGAKEADADDAAAAAAEAAKS; encoded by the coding sequence ATGACCGCTACCAAGCAGATCAAGGCGCAGGCTCGCACGACCGCCGGCAAGGGGGCCGCTCGTGCTGTTCGCCGCGCCAATCGCGTTCCCGCCGTGATCTACGGCGACGGCAAGCCGCCCGTCGGCATCTCGCTGGATTTCATCGAGACCAACAAGCTCATCTATGCCGGGCACTTCCTCACCACCCTGTTCGACATCGACGTCGACGGTGAGACGTACCACGTCATTCCGCGCGACTATCAGCTTGACCCGGTCAAGGACTTCCCGCTGCACGTCGACTTCCTGCGCGTCGCCGCCGGCGCCAGCCTGACCGTCGACGTTCCCGTGCACTTCCTGAACGCCGACTCCGCGCCGGCCATCAAGCAGGGCGCCACGCTGAACATCGTCAGCCACACGGTCGAGCTGAATGTGCCGGCCGACGCGATCCCCGAGGCCATCGAGGTCGACGTCTCCACCTATCATTTCGGCGACTCGATCCACCTCTCGGCGATCACCCTGCCGGCGGGCGTGACCTGGGCCGGCCATGGCGACGACACGCTCGCGACCATCACCACCCCGTCGGGTGCGAAGGAAGCGGATGCGGACGACGCCGCGGCTGCCGCCGCCGAGGCCGCCAAGTCCTGA
- the pth gene encoding aminoacyl-tRNA hydrolase — MFLFTGLGNPGPKYAGNRHNIGFMAVDAIARRHRFSPWRRRFQGAACEGEIDGEKVLALLPETFMNESGRAVAEAQRFYKIALADIYAFHDELDLPAAKVRAKIGGGNAGHNGLRSITAQCGNEYGRVRLGIGHPGDKALVHNFVLSDFAKAERGWVEAVCDGCAELAGLLVTRRIDEFQSRFHLMLESRGFGTVKPPGG; from the coding sequence GTGTTCCTCTTCACCGGGCTCGGCAATCCCGGGCCGAAATATGCCGGCAATCGGCACAATATCGGCTTCATGGCAGTCGACGCCATTGCGCGCCGTCATCGCTTCTCGCCCTGGCGCCGCCGCTTCCAGGGTGCCGCCTGCGAGGGCGAGATCGACGGCGAGAAGGTGCTCGCCCTGCTGCCCGAGACCTTCATGAACGAGAGCGGCCGCGCCGTCGCCGAGGCCCAGCGCTTTTACAAGATCGCGCTGGCCGACATCTACGCCTTCCATGACGAGCTCGACCTGCCGGCAGCCAAGGTCCGCGCCAAAATCGGCGGCGGCAATGCCGGGCATAACGGCCTGCGCTCCATCACCGCCCAGTGCGGCAATGAGTATGGCCGCGTGCGGCTCGGCATCGGCCACCCCGGCGACAAGGCTCTGGTGCACAATTTCGTCCTCAGCGACTTCGCCAAGGCCGAGCGCGGCTGGGTGGAGGCGGTGTGCGACGGCTGCGCCGAGCTCGCCGGCCTCCTCGTCACCCGCCGCATCGACGAGTTTCAGAGCCGCTTCCATCTTATGCTGGAAAGCCGCGGCTTCGGCACGGTGAAGCCGCCCGGCGGCTGA
- a CDS encoding cytochrome c1 has protein sequence MSTTMSFRSALLRPLAAGALLLGIGLAPALAAEGAPKPPREDWTFAGPFGHFDRAQLQRGFQVFREVCSSCHSAHLFAFRNLAQPGGPEFSEAQAKAVAESYQVQDGPNDAGDMFERPGRLSDRWPSPFPNEQAARASNGGAYPPDFSTLAKARTYEVGFPGFLIDILRQYQENGVDYIHALLVGYTEPPEGFTVPEGAHYNAYFPGHAIKMPQPISDGQVTYSDGSPETVDQYSRDVTAFMMWMAEPKLEQRKRLGFQVMIFLIIFAGLLYFTKKKVWKAVHNH, from the coding sequence ATGAGCACCACCATGTCCTTCCGTTCCGCTCTCCTCCGTCCGCTCGCCGCCGGCGCCCTGCTGCTGGGTATCGGTCTCGCCCCGGCGCTCGCCGCCGAGGGCGCGCCCAAGCCGCCCCGCGAGGACTGGACCTTCGCTGGTCCGTTCGGTCACTTCGACCGGGCGCAGCTCCAGCGCGGCTTCCAGGTGTTCCGCGAGGTCTGCTCGTCCTGCCATTCGGCCCACCTCTTCGCCTTCCGCAACCTTGCCCAGCCGGGCGGGCCGGAATTCAGCGAGGCGCAGGCCAAGGCGGTGGCCGAGTCCTATCAGGTGCAGGACGGTCCGAACGACGCCGGCGACATGTTCGAGCGCCCCGGTCGCCTGTCGGACCGCTGGCCCTCGCCCTTCCCGAACGAGCAGGCCGCGCGCGCCTCGAACGGCGGCGCCTACCCCCCGGACTTCTCGACACTCGCCAAGGCCCGCACCTATGAGGTCGGCTTTCCCGGCTTCCTGATCGACATTCTGCGTCAGTATCAGGAGAACGGCGTCGACTACATCCACGCGCTCCTCGTCGGCTACACCGAGCCGCCGGAAGGCTTCACCGTGCCGGAAGGCGCCCATTACAACGCCTATTTCCCCGGCCACGCCATCAAGATGCCGCAGCCGATCTCCGATGGTCAGGTGACCTATTCGGATGGCTCGCCCGAGACCGTCGACCAGTACTCGCGCGACGTGACGGCCTTCATGATGTGGATGGCCGAACCCAAGCTCGAGCAGCGCAAGCGCCTCGGCTTCCAGGTGATGATCTTCCTCATCATCTTCGCCGGCCTGCTCTACTTCACCAAGAAGAAGGTCTGGAAGGCCGTGCACAACCACTAG
- a CDS encoding M24 family metallopeptidase, which translates to MALHFTGPEFARRKERLLAAMAEHRLDGLLMFQQESMYWLTGYDTFGFCFFQSLWLGADGRIALLTRSADLRQAQHTSIIEDIRIWADRADATPQAQLRDMVESLGGLGTRIGVEYESYGLTAANGKKLDATFDGFATLVDASRVVDRLRAVKSSAEITYVRQAGKLALAAREAGIAAIAPGVDEGEVLAAMQGAVFRGGGDYPANEFIIGSGPDALLCRYKAGRRKLSGEDQITLEWAGTYRHYHAAMMETVIVGPPRDRHLELFAAAKQAMEACAHTIIPGKTAGEVFAAHAHVMDGHGLEKHRLAACGYSLGAKFTPSWMDPPMFYAGHDWVLEPGMVMFAHMILMDSDSGAAMCLGRTFLIGVNGNECLTDAPLDLIVN; encoded by the coding sequence ATGGCGCTGCATTTCACCGGCCCGGAATTCGCCCGCCGCAAGGAACGCCTGCTCGCCGCCATGGCCGAGCATCGCCTCGACGGCCTGCTGATGTTCCAGCAGGAGTCCATGTACTGGCTCACCGGCTATGACACGTTCGGCTTCTGCTTCTTCCAGTCGCTGTGGCTGGGGGCGGATGGCCGCATCGCTTTGCTCACCCGCTCGGCGGATCTGAGGCAGGCGCAGCACACCTCGATCATCGAGGACATTCGCATCTGGGCCGACCGGGCCGACGCCACGCCGCAGGCGCAGCTGCGCGACATGGTGGAGAGCCTGGGCGGCCTCGGCACGCGGATCGGTGTCGAATATGAGAGCTACGGGCTCACCGCCGCCAACGGCAAGAAGCTCGACGCGACGTTTGACGGTTTCGCCACGCTGGTGGATGCCTCCCGCGTGGTGGACCGGCTGCGGGCGGTGAAGTCTTCGGCGGAAATCACTTATGTGCGGCAGGCCGGCAAACTGGCGCTGGCCGCGCGCGAGGCCGGCATTGCCGCCATCGCGCCGGGCGTCGATGAGGGCGAGGTGCTTGCCGCCATGCAGGGCGCGGTGTTCCGTGGCGGCGGCGACTACCCGGCCAATGAGTTCATCATCGGCTCCGGCCCCGACGCGCTGCTCTGCCGCTACAAGGCCGGCCGCCGTAAACTGTCCGGCGAGGACCAGATCACGCTGGAATGGGCCGGCACCTACCGCCACTACCACGCGGCGATGATGGAAACGGTGATCGTCGGTCCGCCGCGCGACCGGCATCTGGAGCTGTTCGCCGCCGCGAAGCAGGCGATGGAGGCCTGCGCCCACACCATCATCCCCGGCAAGACGGCCGGCGAGGTGTTCGCCGCCCATGCCCATGTGATGGACGGGCATGGGCTGGAGAAGCACCGCCTCGCCGCCTGCGGCTATTCGCTCGGGGCGAAATTCACCCCGTCCTGGATGGACCCGCCCATGTTCTATGCCGGCCATGACTGGGTGCTGGAGCCCGGCATGGTGATGTTCGCGCATATGATTCTGATGGACAGCGACAGCGGCGCGGCCATGTGCCTCGGCCGTACCTTCCTGATCGGCGTTAACGGTAACGAGTGCCTAACGGACGCGCCTCTGGACCTAATCGTTAATTAG
- a CDS encoding MaoC/PaaZ C-terminal domain-containing protein — MMLFFEDVEIGARTRLGAHSFRAEDMVAFARMWDPQAFHLDEGAGARTHFGGLVASGWYTAAIAARLRAQAMEREHDALRRAGKPVPRVGPSPGFKDLKWLRPVRAGDTLTFESVVVAKKPSASRPEWGLVFTHDTATDQHGHLAFELTNCVFVERAEG; from the coding sequence ATGATGCTGTTCTTCGAGGATGTCGAGATCGGCGCCCGCACCCGGCTGGGCGCGCATAGCTTCCGGGCCGAGGATATGGTGGCCTTTGCCCGCATGTGGGATCCGCAGGCCTTCCATCTCGACGAGGGGGCGGGCGCGCGTACCCATTTCGGCGGGCTGGTGGCGTCGGGCTGGTACACCGCCGCCATCGCGGCGCGACTACGGGCGCAGGCGATGGAGCGCGAGCACGACGCCCTGCGCCGCGCCGGCAAGCCCGTGCCGCGGGTCGGCCCCTCGCCCGGCTTCAAGGATCTGAAATGGCTCCGCCCGGTGCGCGCCGGCGACACGCTGACCTTCGAGAGCGTGGTCGTCGCCAAGAAGCCCAGCGCCTCCCGTCCCGAATGGGGCCTCGTCTTCACCCACGACACCGCCACCGACCAGCACGGCCACCTCGCCTTCGAGCTGACGAACTGCGTGTTCGTCGAGCGGGCGGAGGGGTGA
- a CDS encoding class I SAM-dependent methyltransferase, with translation MTTPLAAEIAREIALTGPLTVADYMERCLFHPSLGYYTTREPFGAAGDFTTAPEISQMFGELLGLWAADSWMRLGAPSPFILAELGPGRGTMMADALRATRIVPGFHEAARVVLVEASPRLRERQAATLAAYDVTWAGSIDEVPAGPLILLANEFIDALPIRQFLRTPEGIAERMVGLDEGGALAFGLRPGARLDARAEARLRAAPLGALLELCPAGLSLAEKLGARLASSGGAALFVDYGHAGTREPGGGFGDTLQALRAHTFDDVLAHPGEADLTAHVDFAALAIAAIGSGARAFGPVPQGALLERLGIAARAERLKRDADASTRAAINAAHARLAGTGDGQMGTLFKALALVHPALDEIAGFAPGEEFRNAAA, from the coding sequence ATGACGACGCCGCTCGCCGCGGAGATTGCCCGCGAGATCGCGCTCACCGGGCCGCTCACGGTTGCCGACTATATGGAACGCTGCCTGTTCCATCCGAGCCTCGGCTATTACACGACGCGCGAACCCTTCGGCGCCGCCGGCGACTTCACCACCGCGCCGGAGATCAGCCAGATGTTCGGCGAGTTGCTGGGACTCTGGGCGGCCGATAGCTGGATGCGCCTCGGCGCGCCTTCCCCCTTTATTCTCGCCGAGCTCGGCCCCGGACGCGGCACCATGATGGCGGACGCGCTGCGCGCCACCCGCATCGTGCCGGGCTTTCATGAGGCCGCGCGCGTGGTGCTGGTGGAAGCTTCCCCGCGCCTTCGCGAACGGCAGGCGGCGACGCTCGCGGCCTATGACGTGACATGGGCAGGCTCGATTGATGAGGTGCCAGCCGGGCCGCTGATCCTTCTCGCCAACGAATTCATCGACGCGCTGCCGATCCGCCAGTTCCTGCGCACGCCCGAGGGCATCGCCGAGCGGATGGTCGGCCTCGATGAAGGCGGTGCCCTCGCCTTCGGCTTGCGGCCGGGCGCCCGGCTCGATGCGCGCGCCGAGGCGCGGCTGCGCGCCGCCCCGCTCGGCGCGCTGCTGGAGCTCTGCCCGGCCGGCCTCTCATTGGCGGAAAAGCTCGGCGCCCGGCTCGCCTCCTCCGGCGGGGCGGCGCTGTTCGTCGATTACGGCCATGCCGGGACGCGCGAGCCGGGCGGCGGCTTCGGCGACACGCTGCAGGCGCTGCGCGCCCACACCTTTGATGACGTGCTCGCCCATCCCGGTGAGGCGGACCTCACCGCCCATGTCGACTTCGCCGCGCTGGCCATCGCCGCCATCGGCAGCGGCGCCCGGGCCTTCGGCCCTGTTCCGCAGGGTGCTCTGCTGGAAAGGCTCGGCATCGCCGCCCGTGCCGAGCGGCTGAAGCGCGATGCTGATGCGAGCACCCGCGCCGCCATCAATGCCGCCCACGCCCGCCTTGCCGGAACCGGCGACGGGCAGATGGGCACCCTCTTCAAGGCGCTCGCTCTGGTGCATCCTGCGCTGGACGAGATCGCCGGATTCGCCCCCGGCGAGGAATTCAGGAACGCTGCCGCATGA
- a CDS encoding GNAT family N-acetyltransferase — protein MTDGTDTLLRPARAGDGAALFDVTRRSVAGLATDHYSPEQIAGWMGARTPAYYEDIIARGNVVVAERAGAVIAFVDAEPGEVTRLFLLPETAGAGLGRRLLEIGVEKARLGHDGPIKVESTVNAQGFYQRHGFRPVGRGYFSHGLGGDPIEIVQMER, from the coding sequence ATGACCGACGGCACCGACACCCTGCTGCGTCCCGCCCGCGCGGGCGACGGCGCCGCGCTGTTCGACGTCACCCGCCGCTCCGTCGCCGGCCTCGCGACCGACCATTACTCGCCCGAGCAGATCGCGGGCTGGATGGGTGCCCGCACCCCGGCCTATTACGAGGACATCATCGCGCGCGGCAATGTCGTCGTCGCCGAGCGGGCGGGCGCGGTGATCGCCTTCGTCGATGCCGAGCCGGGCGAGGTCACCCGCCTCTTCCTGCTGCCGGAGACCGCCGGCGCGGGGCTCGGTCGCCGCCTGCTCGAGATCGGCGTGGAGAAGGCCCGCCTTGGCCATGACGGGCCGATCAAGGTGGAGTCGACCGTGAACGCGCAGGGCTTCTACCAGCGCCACGGCTTCCGGCCGGTTGGGCGGGGCTATTTCTCCCATGGCCTCGGCGGCGACCCCATCGAGATCGTGCAGATGGAGCGCTGA
- a CDS encoding ribose-phosphate pyrophosphokinase gives MSSNNGSIKIVSGNANRPLAEAIGAYLQTSLTKAVVRRFADMEIFVEIQENVRGKDVFILQSTSFPTNDHLMELLIITDALRRSSARRITAVLPYFGYARQDRRSSGRTPISAKLVSNLITHAGADRVLTVDLHAGQIQGFFDIPTDNLFAAPVMVADIKSRFDLSNLTVVSPDVGGVVRARALAKRIDAQLAIVDKRRERPGESEVMNVIGDVEGKRCILVDDIIDSGGTLVNAADALLARGATEVHAYITHGVLSGGAVSRVTASNLKELVITDSIQPTEAVRVARNIRVVSIASLLAEAIGRTAHEESVSSLFD, from the coding sequence ATGTCGAGTAATAACGGGTCGATCAAGATCGTCTCCGGCAATGCCAACCGTCCCCTCGCGGAAGCGATCGGGGCGTATCTTCAGACCTCGCTCACCAAGGCGGTGGTCCGGCGCTTTGCCGACATGGAGATCTTCGTCGAGATTCAGGAGAATGTGCGCGGCAAGGATGTCTTCATCCTACAGTCCACCTCCTTCCCGACCAATGACCATCTCATGGAGCTGCTCATCATCACCGATGCGCTGCGCCGTTCCTCCGCCCGCCGCATCACGGCCGTGCTGCCCTATTTCGGCTATGCGCGGCAGGATCGCCGCTCTTCCGGCCGCACGCCGATCTCGGCCAAGCTGGTGTCGAACCTGATCACCCATGCCGGCGCCGACCGCGTTCTGACGGTCGATCTGCATGCCGGCCAGATCCAGGGGTTCTTCGATATCCCGACCGACAATCTGTTCGCCGCCCCGGTGATGGTCGCCGACATCAAGTCGCGCTTCGACCTGTCGAACCTCACCGTGGTGTCGCCCGATGTCGGCGGCGTGGTACGCGCCCGCGCGCTGGCCAAGCGCATCGACGCCCAGCTCGCCATCGTCGACAAGCGCCGCGAGCGGCCGGGCGAGAGCGAGGTGATGAACGTCATCGGCGATGTCGAGGGCAAGCGCTGCATCCTCGTCGACGACATCATCGATTCTGGCGGCACGCTGGTGAACGCCGCCGACGCGCTGCTGGCGCGCGGCGCGACCGAGGTCCACGCCTACATCACCCATGGCGTTCTGTCGGGCGGCGCGGTGTCGCGCGTAACCGCCTCGAACCTCAAGGAGCTGGTGATCACCGATTCGATCCAGCCGACCGAAGCGGTGCGCGTCGCCCGCAATATTCGCGTCGTCTCCATCGCCAGCCTGCTGGCGGAAGCTATCGGCCGCACCGCGCACGAAGAAAGCGTCTCCAGCCTTTTCGATTGA
- the ychF gene encoding redox-regulated ATPase YchF — MGFKCGIVGLPNVGKSTLFNALTQTAAAQAANYPFCTIEPNVGDVAVPDPRLETLTKIAGSQQIIPTRLTFVDIAGLVRGASKGEGLGNQFLANIRECDAIAHVVRCFEDSDVTHVEGKLAPISDIETIETELMLADLESLEKRAGALEKKAKGGDKEAKELLDLMTRALVLLREGKPARLVEVKPEEEKAFRMLGLLSSKPVLYVCNVEEASAKNGNALSAEVFARAAEEGAKAVVVSAKIESEIAVLPAEEQKDYLEAIDLEEPGLNRIIRTGYELLKLVTYFTVGPKEARAWTITAGTKAPGAAGVIHSDFEKGFIRAETIAYDDYVKGNGEAGAREAGRLRLEGKEYVVADGDVLHFRFNT; from the coding sequence ATGGGCTTCAAATGCGGCATTGTCGGCCTGCCGAATGTCGGCAAGTCGACCCTCTTCAACGCGCTGACGCAGACCGCGGCGGCGCAGGCGGCGAATTATCCGTTCTGCACCATCGAGCCCAATGTCGGCGACGTCGCCGTGCCCGATCCCCGGCTTGAGACGCTGACCAAAATCGCCGGCTCGCAGCAGATCATCCCGACCCGCCTGACCTTCGTCGACATTGCCGGCCTGGTGCGCGGCGCCTCCAAGGGCGAGGGCCTCGGCAACCAGTTCCTCGCCAATATCCGCGAATGCGACGCCATCGCCCATGTGGTGCGCTGCTTCGAGGATTCGGACGTCACCCATGTCGAGGGCAAGCTCGCCCCGATCTCCGACATCGAGACGATCGAGACCGAGCTGATGCTGGCCGATCTCGAAAGCCTGGAGAAGCGCGCCGGCGCGCTTGAGAAGAAGGCCAAGGGCGGCGACAAGGAGGCCAAGGAACTTCTTGACCTGATGACCCGTGCGCTGGTCCTGCTGCGCGAGGGCAAGCCCGCCCGCCTCGTCGAGGTGAAGCCGGAGGAGGAGAAGGCGTTCCGCATGCTCGGCCTGCTCTCCTCCAAGCCCGTGCTCTATGTCTGCAATGTCGAGGAGGCCTCGGCCAAGAACGGCAACGCCCTCTCGGCGGAAGTCTTCGCCCGCGCGGCAGAGGAAGGCGCCAAGGCAGTGGTGGTCTCCGCCAAGATCGAGAGCGAGATCGCCGTGCTGCCGGCCGAGGAGCAGAAGGACTATCTCGAAGCCATCGACCTCGAGGAACCCGGCCTCAACCGCATCATCCGCACCGGCTATGAGCTCCTGAAGCTGGTCACCTATTTCACCGTCGGTCCGAAGGAAGCGCGCGCCTGGACCATCACCGCCGGCACCAAGGCGCCGGGCGCGGCGGGCGTCATCCACTCGGATTTCGAGAAGGGCTTCATCCGCGCCGAGACCATCGCCTATGACGACTACGTCAAGGGCAATGGCGAAGCCGGCGCGCGCGAGGCCGGCCGGCTGCGGCTCGAAGGCAAGGAATATGTCGTCGCCGATGGCGACGTGCTGCATTTCCGCTTCAACACCTGA